One window of the Granulicella arctica genome contains the following:
- a CDS encoding YihY/virulence factor BrkB family protein gives MGTSNDDLDYAAHHRQQKIWGYVSLKPLYSLWDLKGMPLSVLAKRTMNSFLDDNLLGRAAELGYYFLFALFPTLVSASSILGLAAKSATTIYVHLLHYFALIIPPSAYNIVLDTFNQTTASSTSGKLTFGLAAAVWAASVGFTAIQDSLNVVYKVKETRPYWKVRGSAILITILLSFIVTLILASLLGGDFLAVLAHNHIVQARLAMPIVIFARIVGWTIATILLALLFAVIYYWGPDVRNKQWRWFTPGALFGIICWLLSSFALRVYLHFFNNYSVTYGSLGAVIILLTWFYITGLMLLLGAEMNSEIEAYAAERHLATSPAQLVAGLATEMARVTPAYSVSAPTSPGSL, from the coding sequence ATGGGCACCTCAAACGATGATTTGGACTACGCCGCCCATCACCGCCAGCAGAAGATTTGGGGTTACGTCTCGCTCAAGCCGCTCTACTCCCTATGGGATCTGAAGGGCATGCCGCTAAGCGTCCTGGCGAAGCGAACCATGAACTCATTTTTGGACGACAACCTGCTCGGGCGCGCCGCTGAACTGGGCTATTACTTCCTCTTCGCCCTTTTCCCCACGCTGGTAAGTGCGAGTTCCATTCTTGGACTTGCCGCAAAGTCTGCCACGACGATCTATGTCCATCTTCTCCATTATTTCGCGCTCATCATCCCGCCGTCGGCGTACAACATCGTGTTGGACACCTTTAATCAGACAACAGCGTCTTCCACCAGCGGGAAGCTGACCTTTGGACTTGCAGCCGCTGTCTGGGCTGCCTCCGTAGGGTTCACCGCGATTCAGGACTCTCTGAACGTCGTCTACAAGGTCAAGGAGACTCGACCCTACTGGAAGGTGCGCGGTTCAGCCATTCTCATCACCATCCTGCTCTCGTTCATTGTGACGCTCATCCTCGCCTCGTTACTGGGCGGCGACTTCCTGGCGGTGCTCGCTCATAATCACATCGTCCAAGCCCGGCTCGCCATGCCGATCGTGATCTTTGCACGCATCGTCGGCTGGACCATCGCTACGATACTGCTGGCACTCCTGTTCGCAGTGATCTACTACTGGGGTCCGGATGTCCGTAACAAGCAGTGGCGGTGGTTCACCCCTGGTGCCCTCTTCGGCATCATCTGCTGGCTGCTTTCCTCCTTCGCTCTGCGGGTTTATCTGCACTTCTTCAACAACTATTCCGTTACCTATGGCTCGCTTGGTGCGGTCATCATTCTTCTAACCTGGTTCTATATAACCGGGCTCATGCTCCTTCTGGGAGCCGAAATGAACAGTGAAATAGAAGCTTATGCAGCAGAGCGACACCTGGCGACCTCGCCTGCTCAACTCGTCGCAGGACTGGCTACAGAGATGGCACGAGTGACACCGGCGTACAGCGTGAGCGCGCCAACCTCTCCTGGCAGTTTATAG
- a CDS encoding DUF779 domain-containing protein — MTVSETTPEQVLVTDSARELIASLKGEHGPLIFHQSGGCCDGSSPMCYPAGDLMIGDVDVLLGTIADVPFYMTRSQFEYWKHTQLTLDVVPGRGGMFSVEGSRGLRFLIRSRVFTDTEIAVLRAAGRI, encoded by the coding sequence ATGACTGTAAGCGAAACGACGCCCGAGCAGGTGCTGGTGACCGACTCCGCACGTGAGTTGATTGCCAGCCTGAAAGGCGAACATGGACCATTGATCTTTCACCAGTCTGGTGGATGCTGCGATGGCAGTTCACCCATGTGCTACCCGGCAGGCGACCTGATGATCGGCGATGTGGACGTGCTGCTTGGAACGATTGCCGACGTGCCGTTCTACATGACGCGAAGCCAGTTCGAATACTGGAAGCACACGCAGTTAACCCTTGATGTGGTGCCAGGACGTGGCGGCATGTTTTCAGTCGAAGGATCGCGCGGACTGCGATTCTTGATCCGATCGCGAGTCTTTACGGACACCGAGATTGCTGTACTTCGAGCAGCCGGACGAATCTAG
- a CDS encoding MBL fold metallo-hydrolase → MRNAASAASAATRRSLWKHRPFAMRKIEQLVKLVHESHAVPLSGESRPVDLVQPGELGVTFIGHSSFLLQIGGRNVLIDPVFSTRLVVLRRQRRPGVLVAALPPIDLILLTHAHMDHLDKSSLRAVVRATRRLRGNGQDSAPEVIVPRGVEDLVASLGFSKVQGMSWWDQISVQGIEVTMTPCKHWGARMFRDTHRGYGGYYVARGGHSVYHSGDTAYFPGFAEVGSRLKPEVALLPIGAYFPDTYRSVHTSPEEAVRGFVECGAQTMVPMHFGTFRLGREPMEEPVQRLLAEVDRLGIRSKLKVLAEGETLRRARPAVIQR, encoded by the coding sequence ATGCGCAACGCAGCATCTGCAGCTTCGGCGGCTACACGACGCAGCCTCTGGAAGCACCGTCCCTTCGCCATGCGGAAGATCGAACAACTGGTAAAGCTGGTTCACGAGAGCCACGCGGTGCCGTTGTCTGGGGAGTCGCGACCAGTCGACCTGGTGCAGCCGGGCGAGCTGGGCGTAACCTTCATCGGGCACTCCTCTTTCCTTCTCCAAATCGGTGGCAGGAATGTGCTAATCGACCCAGTGTTTTCGACCCGACTGGTAGTGCTTCGACGCCAGCGGAGACCGGGCGTCCTGGTTGCAGCGCTCCCACCGATCGATCTGATTTTGCTAACCCACGCGCACATGGATCACCTTGATAAATCTTCGCTCCGAGCAGTGGTGCGGGCGACGCGCCGGCTTCGCGGGAACGGACAGGATAGTGCACCGGAGGTGATCGTTCCTCGTGGCGTAGAAGATCTGGTTGCGTCCCTCGGATTTTCGAAGGTTCAAGGCATGAGTTGGTGGGACCAGATCAGCGTGCAGGGAATCGAGGTTACGATGACTCCCTGCAAACACTGGGGAGCCCGGATGTTCCGCGACACGCACCGAGGTTACGGCGGCTATTATGTCGCTCGCGGTGGGCACAGTGTCTATCACTCGGGCGATACGGCATATTTCCCTGGGTTTGCAGAGGTCGGGAGCCGACTGAAGCCGGAGGTGGCGCTATTGCCTATCGGCGCTTACTTCCCGGACACGTATCGCTCCGTTCATACCAGTCCGGAGGAGGCGGTGCGTGGATTCGTCGAGTGTGGCGCTCAGACGATGGTCCCGATGCATTTTGGAACATTTCGCCTTGGACGTGAGCCGATGGAGGAACCCGTCCAGCGTCTGCTGGCTGAGGTCGACCGTTTGGGAATTCGCAGCAAACTCAAGGTGCTGGCTGAGGGCGAGACCCTTCGGCGCGCACGTCCAGCGGTTATTCAGCGCTAG
- a CDS encoding VWA domain-containing protein, translating into MPQRITLEDTQAQPMALVVLMQTGGLAREEFAAYRHLDTMLRALADSNPARIAVVDFDSEPHLIAPFSADLDAFPPELTDPQVDPEADGAAIFDGVAYALSLLKRQPPTMRRVILLISEPQDVGSKTKREDLIREIGETNTAIYSLTFSPGKQRLKREFLLKEHKPGNKPITVGACVGCVAYFDLGAPLSMAYDALQRNVATEVAALSGGETFEFRDKASFEAGLGTLTNHVTNRYTLSFRPTSDRPGLHALRVDVKNQPGLIVQARSNYWMTDK; encoded by the coding sequence GTGCCTCAGCGAATCACTCTGGAAGATACCCAGGCTCAGCCGATGGCGCTGGTAGTGCTCATGCAGACCGGCGGTTTAGCCAGGGAAGAGTTTGCAGCGTATCGACATCTCGACACCATGCTGCGAGCATTGGCTGACAGCAATCCTGCTCGAATTGCCGTAGTGGACTTCGACAGCGAACCGCACCTGATTGCGCCGTTCTCCGCAGATCTCGACGCGTTCCCGCCGGAGCTGACCGATCCCCAGGTCGATCCCGAAGCGGACGGCGCAGCCATCTTCGACGGTGTCGCTTACGCGCTCAGTCTTCTCAAGCGGCAACCGCCAACGATGCGAAGGGTGATCCTGCTCATCAGCGAGCCTCAGGACGTCGGCAGCAAGACGAAGCGGGAAGACCTTATCCGCGAGATCGGCGAGACGAACACGGCGATCTATAGCCTGACCTTTTCACCGGGGAAGCAAAGGCTGAAGCGTGAGTTTCTGCTGAAGGAGCACAAGCCCGGAAACAAACCAATCACCGTCGGCGCTTGTGTAGGCTGCGTGGCATACTTCGATCTCGGCGCACCGCTCAGCATGGCTTACGATGCATTGCAGCGAAACGTAGCTACGGAGGTCGCCGCGCTGTCTGGTGGCGAGACGTTCGAATTTCGAGACAAGGCGAGCTTCGAAGCAGGCCTAGGCACGCTTACAAATCACGTTACGAACCGCTACACCCTAAGCTTCCGCCCAACCAGCGACCGACCCGGTCTGCACGCCCTCCGAGTGGATGTGAAGAACCAGCCAGGCCTGATCGTACAGGCCCGTTCCAATTACTGGATGACAGACAAATAG
- a CDS encoding aldo/keto reductase, whose translation MATTNTATTNAKASGTFALGGDLHVNRLGYGAMRITGEGIWGEPKDANKAKEVLKRVVELGINLIDTSDAYGPAVSERLIGEALSPYADGVVIATKGGLTRQGPNKWLPVGRPEYLRQQVELSLRYLKLERIDLWQLHRIDPKVPVEESLGEIAKLQQEGKIRHVGLSEVKPHEIDQARKVVEIVSVQNKYNIGDRDHDDVVDYCTKNNIGFIPWYPVAAGELAKPGGKLDAAAKKHGATVSQLSLAWLLNRSPVILPIPGTTSTAHLEENVAAASVKLTDAEWAEIEASAK comes from the coding sequence ATGGCTACTACGAACACAGCGACAACTAATGCGAAGGCAAGCGGGACATTCGCTCTCGGTGGAGATTTGCACGTTAACCGCCTCGGATATGGTGCAATGCGCATCACCGGCGAAGGCATCTGGGGTGAACCCAAGGATGCCAACAAGGCGAAGGAAGTTCTGAAGCGGGTTGTCGAGCTAGGTATCAATCTGATCGACACTTCGGATGCGTATGGCCCCGCGGTGAGCGAGCGCCTGATTGGTGAGGCCCTGTCGCCGTATGCAGATGGGGTGGTGATCGCGACGAAGGGTGGCCTGACGCGTCAGGGTCCGAACAAGTGGTTGCCGGTTGGCCGTCCAGAGTATCTTCGGCAGCAGGTGGAACTGAGCCTGCGATACCTGAAGCTTGAGCGGATCGACCTATGGCAGCTTCATCGGATTGATCCGAAGGTGCCGGTTGAGGAGTCGCTTGGCGAGATCGCGAAGCTGCAGCAGGAGGGCAAGATTCGTCACGTTGGTCTGTCCGAGGTAAAACCGCACGAGATCGATCAGGCTCGTAAGGTGGTCGAGATCGTCAGCGTGCAGAATAAGTACAACATCGGCGACCGTGACCATGACGACGTGGTTGATTACTGCACGAAGAACAACATCGGATTCATCCCCTGGTACCCGGTGGCTGCTGGTGAGCTGGCCAAGCCGGGCGGAAAGCTCGATGCCGCTGCAAAGAAGCATGGCGCAACCGTGAGCCAGCTATCCCTTGCGTGGTTGCTCAATCGTTCCCCGGTGATTCTGCCGATTCCCGGAACGACCTCGACGGCTCACCTTGAAGAGAACGTCGCTGCGGCAAGCGTCAAGCTGACTGACGCTGAATGGGCGGAGATCGAAGCTTCGGCTAAGTAA